AGCTTTTCCAGAGCCTGCGCGACTTCCGGCGTCATCGGCGCATTCGAGACATTCTTGCCGCGAGCGACCTCCGTGCGCTGGTTGCCTTTCGCACCCACGCTAGGCGCCATGGGTGCTTTGTCGACCGCCGGTGATCCGCACTGCGGACAGGTGATCAATCCGCCCGCCTTCTGGTCGGCGAAGTCGCCGGAAGAACCGAACCAGCCTTCGAACCGATGGCCGTGCTCGCAGGAGAGGTCGTAAACGATCATGCGCCCGGCGCTGTAAGGCTTTCGCATTTGTTCGCAAGGCTGGGAATCCGTTTGCGCACGTCGTCGACACGGCCAAGATCGATATCGCAGAAGCCGACGCCGTTCTCGCTGCCCATATCCAGCAATACGTCGCCCCATGGATCGATTACGAGCGAATGACCGTAAGTGGAGCGCCCGTCCTCGTGCTCGCCGACCTGCGCTGCGGCGACGACGAAGGCGCTAGCCTCGATCGCGCGAGCGCGCTGCAGGACATGCCAATGCGCCTTGCCTGTCGGCACGGTGAAGGCTGCAGGGGTCGCGATACAATCGCATTTGGCGCGGCCCAGCGCATCGAACAGGGCGGGAAAGCGCAAGTCGTAACAGATCGTCAGGCCGAGCTTGCCAACCGGTGTATCGCCCACCGCGACCACCTCTCCGCCGGGACGGTAGGCGGCTGATTCCTGCCAGCTATCGCCCTCGCCCAATTCGGCATCGAACATGTGTATCTTGTCGTAGGAAATTGCGGGTGAGGTGCCGGTGTCCGATGCGCGGAAATACATCGCGCGGTTGGCCCAACGATCCTCGCCCGTCGGCACGGGCATGGAGCCGAGCGCGATATCGACGCCATGCTCGCGAGCAGCGTCCGCAAGCGCCGTTTTCGCACGATCCGGCCCGCCATTGTCGATCCATTCGGCAGCGCGCTTGCGCTTCTGGTCGAGCAGGATGGACATTTCCGGCGTGAACAGCACCTTCGCCCCGCCTTGCGCTGCCTCGCGAGTCGCGTCGATCACGGTTTGCAGATTGGCATCGGCGTCGATGCCCGTCGTCATCTGGAGGATAGCTAGTTTCGGCATTACAGGCCCAGCATCGCGTCCAGCCTGCCTTCGCGCTCCAGCGCGGCAAGATCGTCCGATCCGCCGACGGCTTTGTCGTCGATAAAGATTTGCGGCACCGTGCGCGCGTCGGGTTTGCGCGACACCATTTCATCGCGTTTCGCACCATCCATGGTGATGTCGTACTCGGTATATTCCACGCCCTTGCTATCGAGCAGGCGCTTGGCGCGCGTGCAGAAACCGCACCATGCCTTCGTGTAAATTTCAACCTTCGGAGTGCTCACAATCCCTCTTTTCTGCGCTGTGCGGGCCGCTTGAAATGGCCGTGGGCGCGATTATCTTGATCCGTGCGGATGCCGCTTTCGGGTCCGCTTACACTAACCAAATTGCTCAGAAGAGGATTTGTTCACATGAACCGTTTCGATCTCACCCCCTATCGCCGTTCGACCGTAGGCTTCGATCGTCTTTTCGATCTGCTCGAAAACAACGCACGCAATAGCGGCGACAACTACCCCCCTTTCAATATCGAGCGCCGCGATGAAGATGCCTATCGCATCACGATTGCCGTTGCCGGCTTCAAGCAGCGCGATCTCGATATCACCGCCCAGCAGAACCTGCTCACCGTGCAGGGAAAGAAGCGCGACGAAATCGCGGACGGCGAGATGCTGCATGTCGGCATCGCCAATCGCGGGTTCGAGCGTCGCTTCGAATTGGCCGATTATGTGCGCGTCGAGAACGCCGACCTGGCCGATGGGCTGTTGGTGATCGACCTTGTGCGCGAAGTGCCCGAGGCGATGAAGCCCAAGAAGATCGCCATTGGCGGCACCACTCTCGAAGTGGTGGAAGGCGACAAGAAGGATGATGACGCAGCCGACGCTGCCTGATGGCGTTTCTTCACGACATCACCGTTGAAACAATCGGGGGCGAGGCCCGCTAAAGCCTCGCCCCCTCGACGCGTAAGCGCCGACTCGCTCCTGGCAAAAGCTGTCCGGGTCGCAAGAGACAGCCAATGTCACAGAGCAAGACCGAGCCGACAACGCACTGGATACGCCCTGTCGCGCGTGCGGGGCCGGTCTGAACTCTCTTGCGGACAATACCGTGGCAGGCCCTCCGCCTGCACCATCCCATATGCCCTTGCGTTAAGGCGTTACGCTCCCCCCTCCGCGATTTGCAAGAAAATTCTGGGATTTGGCCCATTTCGGAAACCTTCGTGCCGACCGGCAGGCACAGATCTGGTCAAACTAGGCGTGATTGCTCCAGTGCCGCTGCGATGAAACCGCGGAACAAAGGATGCGGGTCGAAGGGGCGGCTTTTGTACTCGGGGTGAAACTGCACGCCGACGAACCATGGATGGTCGGGCCGTTCCACGATCTCCGGCAACAATCCGTCGGGCGACATTCCGGTAAAGATCAATCCGTCCTGCTCGAGCCGGTCGATATAGCCCGAGTTCACCTCGTAACGGTGGCGATGCCGCTCGGAAATGGTTTCCGCCCCGTCATAAATGCGCGCGATATGGCTGTTGCCTGCGAGCTTCGCCTCGTAAGCGCCCAGCCGCATCGTGCCGCCAAGGTCGGTATCCTCCGACCGCTTTTGCAGCCCTTCCTCGCTCATCCATTCGGTGATGATGCCGACGACCGGTTCGTCCGTCTCACCGAACTCTGTGGAAGAGGCGGTGGCGACACCCATGCTGCGCGCGCCCTCAATGCAGGCCATTTGCATGCCGAGGCAGATGCCGAAAAACGGAACCTTGTGTTCGCGCGCAAACCGCACACTGGCGATCTTGCCTTCGGTGCCGCGATCGCCGAAGCCACCTGGCACGAGGATGCCATGCAACGGCTCCAGTTGGGCAGCAATATCGGCATCGTCGCCTTCGAATATCTCCGCATCGATCCAGCGGATATTGACCTTGGTGCGATTGGCCATGCCGCCATGAACCAGCGCTTCGTTCAGCGATTTGTACGCATCGGGCAAGCCGACATATTTGCCGACCACACCGATGGTGACTTCGCCTTCGGGCTTCTCGTAACGATCGACCACATCGGTCCAGCGCGTCATGTCCGGCGGGTTGGAGGTGCCGAGCATGCCGAAATGGCGCAGCACTTCATTGTCGAGACCCGCGTCGTGATATTGCTGGGGCACGGCGTAGATGCTGGTGGCGTCGAGCGCAGGGATCACCGATTCCACGCGGACATTGCAGAAATTGGCGATTTTCTGCCGCTCGCCATCGGGAATGGGATG
This sequence is a window from Aurantiacibacter gangjinensis. Protein-coding genes within it:
- a CDS encoding DUF1178 family protein; protein product: MIVYDLSCEHGHRFEGWFGSSGDFADQKAGGLITCPQCGSPAVDKAPMAPSVGAKGNQRTEVARGKNVSNAPMTPEVAQALEKLAKAQAKALENSTWVGKDFAEQSRAMHYGEKDHAPIHGQASMKEAKDLLDEGVPVAPLPLPIAPPDDVN
- a CDS encoding carbon-nitrogen hydrolase family protein, yielding MPKLAILQMTTGIDADANLQTVIDATREAAQGGAKVLFTPEMSILLDQKRKRAAEWIDNGGPDRAKTALADAAREHGVDIALGSMPVPTGEDRWANRAMYFRASDTGTSPAISYDKIHMFDAELGEGDSWQESAAYRPGGEVVAVGDTPVGKLGLTICYDLRFPALFDALGRAKCDCIATPAAFTVPTGKAHWHVLQRARAIEASAFVVAAAQVGEHEDGRSTYGHSLVIDPWGDVLLDMGSENGVGFCDIDLGRVDDVRKRIPSLANKCESLTAPGA
- the grxC gene encoding glutaredoxin 3, encoding MSTPKVEIYTKAWCGFCTRAKRLLDSKGVEYTEYDITMDGAKRDEMVSRKPDARTVPQIFIDDKAVGGSDDLAALEREGRLDAMLGL
- a CDS encoding Hsp20 family protein; the encoded protein is MNRFDLTPYRRSTVGFDRLFDLLENNARNSGDNYPPFNIERRDEDAYRITIAVAGFKQRDLDITAQQNLLTVQGKKRDEIADGEMLHVGIANRGFERRFELADYVRVENADLADGLLVIDLVREVPEAMKPKKIAIGGTTLEVVEGDKKDDDAADAA
- a CDS encoding CTP synthase; this translates as MARYIFITGGVVSSLGKGLMAASLAALLQARGYKVRIRKFDPYLNVDPGTMSPYQHGEVYVTDDGAETDLDLGHYERFTGVSAHQNDNITSGRVYRDIIAKERRGDYLGATVQVIPHVTDAIKDFALADQGDHDFILCEIGGTVGDIESLPFMEAIRQLRNELEPNQTVSVHVTLVPYIAAAGELKTKPTQHSVRELAALGIKPDVLLCRAEHPIPDGERQKIANFCNVRVESVIPALDATSIYAVPQQYHDAGLDNEVLRHFGMLGTSNPPDMTRWTDVVDRYEKPEGEVTIGVVGKYVGLPDAYKSLNEALVHGGMANRTKVNIRWIDAEIFEGDDADIAAQLEPLHGILVPGGFGDRGTEGKIASVRFAREHKVPFFGICLGMQMACIEGARSMGVATASSTEFGETDEPVVGIITEWMSEEGLQKRSEDTDLGGTMRLGAYEAKLAGNSHIARIYDGAETISERHRHRYEVNSGYIDRLEQDGLIFTGMSPDGLLPEIVERPDHPWFVGVQFHPEYKSRPFDPHPLFRGFIAAALEQSRLV